A region of the Fusobacteria bacterium ZRK30 genome:
CAGCCAGATTCAATTAGGGCACAGAGTTTTTTACAGGGGATACCATAGAGGGATCCATCCTTTGAGTATTTTTTATAGGTCTTTTCATAAATTTTAGTTTTTACAGTAAAAGGATTTGCAATATAGGCAATCTTTTTCTTCTTACTTTCCAGAAGGGCTGCTTTTACTCCTCCTTCTACAACTCCTATGATGGGAATAGGATATTTTTCTTTTAAATATTCCAAGGAAGCTGCAGTCATAAGGCTGCAGGCTATTATGATTACCTTACAATGATTTTGAATCATGAATTTAACTATATCTTCACTTAATTTTTGAATCTCTGAGGTAGTCTTAATACCATAGGGAGTATTTTTAAAGTCCCCGTAGTAGATGATGTTTTCTCTGGGTAAAATTTTTCTGATCTCCTTTAGGATGGTAAGGCCTCCAATCCCTGAGTCGAATATTCCAATAGGCATTTTATTTCTCATAGTTTACTCCTTAGTATCAAGATATTATTAAGTATAACTCCATATTTGAAATACTTCAAATTAATATATTTTTAATATATGTAAAAAATGCATTTGATATATGTAGGTCTAGTGCAATTAATGGTGGTTATTTATTTTATATAATATCTATATTTTACAGAATGAGGCAAAAAAGATAAGATATTTGTATAAGAAATTAAAGAAAGGCGGGGATATTATGTTTGGAACTCAAGAGATTAATGGCGATGGAATTTTGGAAATTGGTGGAGTATCGGTAAAGAAATTAAAGGAAGAGTATGGAACTCCCCTCTATGTTATGGATAAAAATTATATAGTAGAAAAGGCGGAATTAATAAAAACAAGTTTTCAATCTAAAGTATTTAAGACTGAGGTAGCCTACGCTTCCAAAGCATTTTTAACTGTTGGGATGTGCAAGATAGTAGATGAACTGGATCTTTGTTTAGATGTTGTTTCTGGAGGAGAGATATATACTGCTTTAAAGGCAGGATTTCCAATGGAGAGGGCTCATTTTCACGGGAACAGTAAATCTATAGAGGAACTTGAGATGGCAGTAGAATATGGGGTGGGAACCATTATAGTAGATAATCATTTGGAATTTGAATTGTTAGAAGATATATGTGTGAAAAAACAAAGGAAGACAAATGCAATCTTACGTGTAAATCCAGGGATAGATGCACATACCCATGAGTATATTCAGACCTCTAAGTTTGATTCGAAATTTGGAGAATCGATCTTTCTGGAGGAGACCAAGGAACTCATTAGAGGAATTCATAGAAGTAAGTGGATAAAATTTGAGGGACTCCATGCCCATATAGGTTCTCAAATATTTGATATCAATTCTTTTTTGAAGGAAGCTGAAGTTATGACCGAGTATATAAAAGGATTGGTTGGAGAAGGGATAGGAGTAGAAACCCTTAATTTAGGCGGCGGATACGGTATCTATTATTCAGAGGGAGATGAGCCTATCGATATAGAACTCTGCCTGAAGGAACAAGTAAAGATTATAGAGAATATAAATGAAGAATATAATTTAGGGATCAAAAAACTCCAGATTGAACCGGGAAGATCGTTAATAGCCAATGCCGGGACTACCCTTTATACGGTGCAGGGATTAAAAACTACCTATTCGGGGAAAAATTATTATTTTATTGATGGAGGGATGACGGATAATATAAGACCGGCTCTGTATCAGGCAGTCTATAGTGGGACAATTGGGAACAGGTGTTTGGAGGAAAAAGAAAACCTGGTAACTGTAGCAGGGAAATGCTGTGAATCAGGAGATCTAATTCTGAAGGATACAAAATTACAGAAAGCAGAATTGGGAGATGTTTTATGTGTATTTGGTACAGGAGCATATAATTATTCCATGGCAAGCAACTATAATAAGATCCCCAGACCTGCTGTGGTTATGGTAGAAGATGGGGAATC
Encoded here:
- the murI gene encoding glutamate racemase — encoded protein: MRNKMPIGIFDSGIGGLTILKEIRKILPRENIIYYGDFKNTPYGIKTTSEIQKLSEDIVKFMIQNHCKVIIIACSLMTAASLEYLKEKYPIPIIGVVEGGVKAALLESKKKKIAYIANPFTVKTKIYEKTYKKYSKDGSLYGIPCKKLCALIESGWENHPNRLEVLKKYLDKIPKDTDTLILGGTHYPLIKEDIRKIFPEKIVDSSRESVFELLNLLISMDLFNKENKKGNVDFCINGDTSLLLNRLPEIFMEEFNNIFSVDY
- the lysA gene encoding diaminopimelate decarboxylase; this encodes MFGTQEINGDGILEIGGVSVKKLKEEYGTPLYVMDKNYIVEKAELIKTSFQSKVFKTEVAYASKAFLTVGMCKIVDELDLCLDVVSGGEIYTALKAGFPMERAHFHGNSKSIEELEMAVEYGVGTIIVDNHLEFELLEDICVKKQRKTNAILRVNPGIDAHTHEYIQTSKFDSKFGESIFLEETKELIRGIHRSKWIKFEGLHAHIGSQIFDINSFLKEAEVMTEYIKGLVGEGIGVETLNLGGGYGIYYSEGDEPIDIELCLKEQVKIIENINEEYNLGIKKLQIEPGRSLIANAGTTLYTVQGLKTTYSGKNYYFIDGGMTDNIRPALYQAVYSGTIGNRCLEEKENLVTVAGKCCESGDLILKDTKLQKAELGDVLCVFGTGAYNYSMASNYNKIPRPAVVMVEDGESALMVKRESYEDLIRNDL